A genomic window from Candidatus Kouleothrix ribensis includes:
- a CDS encoding carbohydrate kinase family protein translates to MRIVVTGSLAYDYIMNFPGYFKDHILPDKVHMLTVSFLVDSMRRMRGGVAGNIAYTLALLGERPLVVATAGQDFGEYRAWMERQGIDASGIKLIDDEFTASCFINNDKANNQIVAFYTGAMAHSKHLSLTELGLGADDLVIISPTDPEAMARYADECRAHGIPFLFDPGKQTPRLDGEQILAGLTGASVLVGNDYEFAMMAQKTGRSEAELIAAAPLAVVTRGDQGSSIYDQRSGRELHVPIAPIPIVVDPTGAGDAYLGGLAFGLAHRLPLEVTGRIAALAAAYPIEHRGGQEHSYTLSEFAKRYAAAFGPAPEIEALSAYAA, encoded by the coding sequence GTGCGTATCGTCGTCACCGGCTCGCTCGCCTACGACTACATCATGAATTTTCCCGGCTACTTCAAGGATCACATCCTGCCGGATAAAGTGCATATGCTGACAGTCAGCTTTCTGGTGGACTCGATGCGGCGTATGCGCGGCGGCGTGGCCGGCAACATTGCCTACACACTGGCGCTGCTGGGCGAGCGGCCGCTGGTGGTGGCAACAGCCGGGCAAGATTTCGGCGAGTACCGCGCCTGGATGGAGCGCCAGGGCATCGACGCCTCGGGCATCAAGCTGATCGACGACGAGTTCACCGCCTCGTGCTTCATCAATAACGACAAAGCCAACAACCAGATCGTTGCGTTCTACACCGGCGCGATGGCCCACTCGAAGCACCTTTCGCTGACCGAGCTAGGCCTGGGGGCCGACGACCTGGTGATCATCTCGCCAACCGACCCCGAGGCCATGGCACGCTACGCCGATGAGTGCCGCGCCCACGGCATCCCGTTCCTGTTCGACCCTGGCAAGCAGACGCCGCGGCTCGATGGCGAACAGATTCTGGCCGGGCTGACCGGCGCGAGCGTGCTGGTGGGCAACGACTACGAGTTTGCTATGATGGCGCAGAAGACCGGCCGGAGCGAGGCCGAGCTGATCGCCGCTGCGCCGCTGGCGGTGGTGACGCGCGGCGATCAGGGTTCGTCGATCTACGACCAGCGCAGCGGCCGCGAGCTACATGTGCCGATCGCCCCGATCCCGATCGTGGTCGACCCGACCGGCGCCGGCGATGCCTACCTGGGCGGGCTGGCATTTGGCCTGGCGCACCGGCTGCCGCTCGAGGTCACCGGCCGGATCGCGGCCCTGGCGGCGGCCTACCCGATCGAACACCGCGGCGGCCAGGAGCACAGCTATACGCTGAGCGAGTTTGCCAAGCGCTATGCTGCCGCGTTCGGGCCGGCACCCGAGATCGAGGCACTTTCGGCGTACGCGGCCTGA
- a CDS encoding Gfo/Idh/MocA family oxidoreductase yields the protein MRWGIISTGYIAGKFAEALRASESERVVAVASRDAARAAAFAGEHGIAQAYGSYAGLLADQEVEAVYIGLPNSMHAEWSNRAAAAGKHILCEKPLGVSRAEATAMFAAAREHGVWLMEAFMYRFNPRTLKLGQLLAQGAIGQVRLIRASFGFNATNPADVRLNAELVGGALMDVGCYCVNVARLAAGTAPVRAFATARWAGSGVDETLAGTLEYPGGTVAQIGCSLASCSHQQLQIVGSAGLIDIDGAFNLPDDQAGSLRLRRDDGGDETIRFAPVNQYRLEAEGFAQLVAASHTAEGLAEMPLAETLDNMAAIEALLRSARTGHAVEIAQ from the coding sequence ATGCGCTGGGGAATTATCAGCACCGGCTATATCGCGGGCAAGTTCGCCGAGGCGCTGCGCGCTTCGGAAAGCGAACGTGTGGTGGCCGTCGCCAGCCGCGACGCCGCGCGCGCGGCGGCATTTGCGGGCGAGCATGGCATCGCGCAGGCGTACGGCTCGTACGCCGGCCTGCTGGCCGATCAGGAGGTCGAGGCGGTGTATATCGGCCTGCCGAATAGCATGCACGCCGAGTGGTCGAACCGGGCCGCCGCCGCCGGCAAGCACATCCTATGCGAGAAGCCGCTGGGTGTGAGCCGGGCCGAGGCGACCGCCATGTTCGCGGCCGCGCGCGAGCACGGCGTGTGGCTGATGGAAGCGTTCATGTACCGCTTCAACCCCCGCACGCTCAAGCTCGGGCAGCTGCTCGCGCAGGGCGCGATCGGCCAGGTGCGGCTGATCCGCGCCTCGTTTGGCTTCAACGCCACCAACCCGGCCGACGTGCGCTTGAATGCCGAGCTGGTGGGCGGCGCGCTGATGGACGTTGGCTGCTACTGCGTGAATGTCGCGCGGCTGGCGGCCGGCACCGCGCCGGTGCGCGCCTTCGCCACCGCCCGCTGGGCCGGCTCGGGCGTCGACGAGACACTGGCCGGCACGCTCGAATACCCTGGCGGCACGGTTGCGCAGATCGGCTGCAGCCTGGCCAGCTGCTCGCACCAGCAGCTTCAGATCGTCGGCAGCGCCGGGCTGATCGATATCGACGGCGCCTTCAACCTTCCAGACGACCAGGCCGGCAGCCTGCGGCTGCGCCGCGACGACGGCGGCGACGAGACGATACGCTTCGCACCGGTCAACCAGTACCGGCTCGAGGCCGAAGGCTTCGCCCAGCTGGTGGCGGCCAGCCACACGGCCGAGGGGCTGGCCGAGATGCCGCTGGCCGAAACGCTGGACAATATGGCGGCGATCGAGGCCCTGCTGCGCAGCGCGCGCACCGGCCACGCCGTGGAGATCGCGCAATGA
- a CDS encoding adenosylhomocysteinase, with protein sequence MANNFDIKDLNLAEQGRKRIDWAEKEMPVLRLLRERFEKERPLHGLRLSACLHVTAETANLARTLAAGGADVVLCASNPLSTQDDVAAALVAYEEIPVYAIKGEDNQTYYRHLSAALDHQPHITMDDGADLVSAVLKQRPELLDTLIGSTEETTTGVIRLKAMAADGVLKFPVIAVNDSDTKHMFDNRYGTGQSTLDGIIRATNVLLAGKTFVVGGYGWCSRGIADRARGLGANVIVTEIDPIKALEAAMDGFRVMPMLAAAPLADFVCTATGDINVLDLHHFQAMKDGAIVANSGHFNVEINIPALESLAAEKRQPRPFIDQYILKDGRVINLLGEGRLINLASAEGHPSAVMDMSFANQALASEFLQRNKGKLANGVHALPKEVDREIAALKLTAMGINIDVLTSDQTKYLSSWEEGT encoded by the coding sequence ATGGCTAACAACTTCGACATCAAGGATCTCAACCTGGCTGAACAGGGCCGCAAACGCATCGACTGGGCCGAGAAGGAGATGCCGGTGCTACGGCTGCTGCGCGAGCGCTTCGAGAAAGAGCGCCCGCTGCACGGCCTGCGGCTCTCGGCCTGCCTGCATGTCACCGCCGAGACGGCCAACCTGGCGCGCACGCTAGCGGCCGGCGGCGCCGACGTGGTGCTGTGCGCCTCGAACCCGCTCAGCACGCAGGACGACGTGGCCGCTGCGCTGGTAGCCTACGAAGAGATCCCGGTCTACGCGATCAAGGGCGAAGACAACCAGACCTACTACCGGCACCTGAGCGCCGCGCTCGACCACCAGCCGCATATCACCATGGACGATGGCGCCGACCTGGTGTCGGCGGTGCTCAAGCAGCGCCCCGAGCTGCTCGACACGCTGATCGGCTCGACCGAAGAGACCACCACCGGCGTGATCCGGCTCAAGGCCATGGCCGCCGACGGCGTGCTGAAGTTCCCGGTGATCGCCGTGAACGACAGCGACACCAAGCATATGTTCGACAACCGCTACGGCACCGGCCAGAGCACGCTCGACGGCATCATCCGCGCGACCAACGTGCTGCTCGCCGGCAAGACCTTCGTGGTCGGCGGGTATGGCTGGTGCTCGCGCGGCATCGCCGACCGGGCGCGCGGCCTGGGCGCGAATGTTATCGTCACCGAGATCGACCCGATCAAGGCGCTCGAGGCGGCAATGGACGGCTTCCGCGTGATGCCTATGCTCGCGGCCGCACCGCTGGCCGACTTCGTCTGCACTGCCACCGGCGATATCAATGTGCTCGACCTGCATCACTTCCAGGCCATGAAAGACGGCGCGATCGTGGCCAACAGCGGCCACTTCAATGTCGAGATCAACATCCCCGCGCTCGAGTCGCTCGCCGCCGAGAAGCGCCAGCCGCGCCCGTTCATCGACCAGTACATCCTGAAAGATGGCCGCGTGATCAACCTGCTCGGCGAGGGCCGGCTGATCAACCTGGCCAGCGCCGAGGGCCACCCCAGCGCGGTGATGGATATGTCGTTCGCCAACCAGGCGCTGGCCTCCGAGTTCCTCCAGCGCAACAAGGGCAAGCTCGCCAATGGCGTACACGCGCTGCCGAAAGAGGTCGACCGCGAGATCGCCGCGCTCAAGCTCACGGCTATGGGCATCAACATCGATGTGTTGACCTCCGACCAGACCAAGTACCTGTCGTCGTGGGAAGAAGGCACCTAG
- a CDS encoding methionine adenosyltransferase, whose translation MPTSFMQSPQLFFTSESVTEGHPDKLCDQVSDAILDAFLAQDPRSRVACETSATTGLVLVMGEVTTEGYVEIQEIVRRTIREIGYTGTGVGFDADTCGVIVALHGQSPDIAMGVDKALEAKLGAVTEAEIEAIGAGDQGMMFGFACNETPELMPLTISLAHKLTRELSVARKAGRLPYLGPDGKSQVTVEYAHGKPVRVDTMLISTQHAADVSQEQIREDIIEDVMHAVVPAELLDSRTKYYVNPTGRFVTGGPHGDAGLTGRKIIVDSYGGVARHGGGAFSGKDPTKVDRSAAYAARWVAKNVVAAGLAERFELQLAYAIGVARPLSVSCESFGTNKVAEETIIKLINEHFDLRPGAIIRDLELRRPIYRQTAAYGHFGRTDIALPWERTDRADALRRAAGL comes from the coding sequence ATGCCAACTTCATTTATGCAATCACCCCAGCTCTTCTTCACCTCGGAATCGGTGACCGAGGGGCACCCCGATAAACTGTGCGACCAGGTCTCCGATGCGATCCTCGACGCATTTCTCGCGCAAGACCCCCGCTCGCGCGTGGCGTGCGAGACATCGGCCACCACCGGGCTGGTGCTGGTGATGGGCGAAGTCACCACCGAGGGCTATGTCGAGATCCAGGAGATCGTGCGCAGAACCATCCGCGAGATCGGCTACACCGGCACCGGCGTGGGCTTCGATGCCGACACCTGCGGCGTGATTGTGGCGCTGCACGGCCAATCGCCCGACATCGCCATGGGTGTTGATAAGGCGCTCGAGGCCAAGCTGGGCGCTGTGACCGAAGCCGAGATCGAGGCGATTGGCGCCGGCGACCAGGGTATGATGTTTGGGTTCGCCTGCAACGAGACGCCCGAGCTCATGCCGTTGACGATCAGCCTGGCCCACAAGCTCACCCGCGAGCTATCGGTGGCGCGCAAGGCCGGCCGCCTGCCCTACCTCGGCCCCGACGGCAAAAGCCAGGTGACGGTCGAGTATGCCCACGGCAAGCCAGTGCGCGTCGACACCATGCTGATCAGCACGCAGCACGCCGCCGACGTGAGCCAGGAGCAGATCCGCGAAGATATCATCGAGGACGTGATGCACGCGGTAGTGCCGGCCGAGCTGCTCGACAGCCGCACCAAGTACTACGTCAACCCAACCGGCCGCTTCGTCACCGGCGGGCCGCACGGCGACGCCGGCCTGACCGGCCGCAAGATCATCGTCGACAGCTACGGCGGGGTGGCGCGCCACGGTGGCGGCGCCTTCTCGGGCAAAGACCCGACGAAGGTCGATCGCTCGGCGGCCTACGCGGCGCGCTGGGTGGCCAAGAATGTGGTGGCAGCCGGCCTGGCCGAGCGCTTCGAGCTACAGCTGGCCTATGCGATCGGCGTGGCCCGGCCGCTCTCGGTCAGCTGCGAGAGCTTCGGCACAAACAAGGTGGCCGAGGAGACGATCATCAAGCTGATCAACGAGCACTTCGACCTGCGGCCTGGCGCGATCATCCGCGATCTCGAGCTGCGCCGGCCGATCTACCGCCAGACGGCCGCGTACGGCCATTTCGGCCGCACCGACATCGCGCTGCCGTGGGAGCGCACCGACCGCGCCGACGCGCTGCGCCGCGCCGCCGGATTGTAA
- a CDS encoding ABC-2 family transporter protein: protein MNNIRLLGTLIKINIQQELAYRADTLINILLSLMWLGWELLSLSIIFSNTATLGGWGPGELIALLGVWRLVNTLMAALIWPNTEKFNTSVRDGSLDYTLLQPASSLFLISFARIVIWRVWDIALAVVLIVVGIGMHGGATTAANLVAFLLLVASGGLIIYSLWIVLMACTFWFVKFDNNVTILQALMDSGRYPATVYPPWLRLIVTFVVPIAVATTVPMQALRGDLRWWQVLLFLGVGLASLLVARLVWRAGVRQYSGASA, encoded by the coding sequence ATGAACAACATCCGGCTGCTCGGCACGCTGATCAAGATCAATATTCAGCAAGAGCTGGCCTACCGCGCCGATACGCTGATCAATATTCTGCTGAGCCTGATGTGGCTGGGCTGGGAGCTGCTGAGCCTGAGTATTATCTTCAGCAACACTGCCACGCTCGGCGGCTGGGGGCCAGGCGAGCTGATCGCGCTGCTGGGCGTGTGGCGGCTGGTGAACACACTGATGGCCGCGTTGATCTGGCCAAACACCGAGAAGTTCAACACCAGCGTGCGCGACGGCTCGCTCGACTACACGCTGCTTCAGCCGGCCAGCAGCCTGTTTCTGATCAGCTTCGCGCGGATCGTGATCTGGCGGGTGTGGGATATCGCCCTGGCGGTGGTGCTGATCGTGGTGGGCATCGGCATGCACGGCGGCGCTACCACTGCGGCGAATCTGGTCGCGTTCCTGCTGCTGGTGGCCTCGGGCGGGCTGATCATTTACAGCCTGTGGATCGTGCTGATGGCCTGCACCTTCTGGTTCGTCAAGTTCGACAATAATGTGACGATCTTGCAGGCGCTGATGGACTCCGGCCGCTACCCGGCCACGGTCTACCCGCCCTGGCTGCGGCTGATCGTCACGTTTGTGGTGCCGATCGCGGTGGCTACCACCGTGCCGATGCAGGCACTGCGCGGCGATCTGCGCTGGTGGCAGGTGCTACTGTTCCTGGGGGTAGGCCTGGCCAGCTTGCTGGTGGCCAGGCTGGTGTGGCGGGCCGGCGTGCGGCAGTATAGCGGCGCCAGCGCGTAG
- a CDS encoding ABC-2 family transporter protein, protein MLRIYRRMWQVNWFEQWQYRANLLMYLLYWLVSPIVYLAVWTTVANSQGSVGGLTANDFITYYLTLLIVDNLTSDITIHLLAYKIRDGTLSGELLKPVHPILTNTLMNNLAFKALTLLVLIPVWLGLCLLFRPDFSAVTIPALLLAIPAVVLGFGISFLFGAIITCVAFWTTRVYSLNEFYYALVVLFAGQFVPLDLMPPLIQRIAQYLPFQLLKYFPIQLILGRLPPDAIVRNFALAGLWFVAAVGLFLLVWRSGVKRFSAVGA, encoded by the coding sequence ATGCTGCGAATCTACCGGCGCATGTGGCAGGTCAACTGGTTCGAGCAGTGGCAGTACCGCGCCAACCTGCTGATGTACCTGCTGTACTGGCTGGTGTCGCCGATCGTCTACCTGGCGGTGTGGACGACTGTAGCCAATAGCCAGGGCAGCGTGGGCGGGCTGACCGCCAACGACTTCATCACCTACTACCTGACGCTGCTGATCGTCGATAATCTGACCAGCGATATCACCATCCATTTGCTGGCGTATAAGATCCGCGATGGTACCCTGTCCGGCGAGCTGCTCAAGCCGGTTCACCCGATCCTGACCAACACGCTCATGAATAACCTGGCGTTCAAGGCGCTGACGCTGCTGGTGCTCATCCCGGTGTGGCTCGGGCTGTGCCTGCTGTTCCGGCCCGATTTCAGCGCGGTGACCATCCCAGCGCTGCTGCTGGCCATCCCGGCGGTAGTGCTGGGCTTTGGCATCAGCTTTCTGTTCGGCGCGATCATCACCTGCGTGGCCTTCTGGACCACGCGGGTCTACTCGCTGAACGAGTTCTACTATGCGCTGGTGGTGCTGTTCGCCGGCCAGTTTGTGCCGCTCGACCTGATGCCGCCGCTCATCCAGCGCATCGCGCAATACCTGCCGTTTCAGCTGCTGAAGTACTTCCCCATCCAGCTCATCCTGGGCCGGCTGCCGCCCGATGCGATCGTGCGCAACTTTGCGCTGGCCGGGCTGTGGTTCGTGGCCGCGGTGGGCCTGTTCCTGCTGGTCTGGCGTAGCGGTGTGAAGCGCTTCTCGGCGGTGGGGGCCTAG
- a CDS encoding ATP-binding cassette domain-containing protein, whose protein sequence is MRQNGLGRSATAPGDTIIVDGLTKTYHVPEREGGFSAAVRSFFRRRYRDVHAVQQVHVRIGAGEVVGFLGPNGAGKTTTLKMLSGLLHPSGGTAQVLGYTPWERKRGYLQAMTLVMGQRNRLSWDIPAVDSFLLNQAIYRISDADYRSTLAELDELLDLGPIMRKPVRNLSLGERMKCELAAGLLHRPQVLFLDEPTIGLDITAQARIRAFLQEYNRRTGATILLTSHYMADVTALCERIIIIHHGQLKYDGAITDLSRRIAPFKLIGVALRDDVNGDLSGYGTPMPQENGDGKRLIQVRADEVAAITARLLSDLPVQDLTIEDPPIEDVIERAFHE, encoded by the coding sequence ATGCGACAAAACGGCCTCGGCCGCTCGGCCACAGCGCCAGGCGACACGATCATCGTCGACGGGCTGACGAAGACCTACCATGTGCCCGAGCGCGAGGGCGGCTTCAGCGCGGCCGTGCGCAGCTTCTTCCGCCGGCGCTACCGCGATGTCCACGCCGTGCAGCAGGTGCATGTTCGGATCGGGGCGGGCGAGGTGGTTGGCTTTCTGGGGCCGAACGGCGCCGGCAAGACCACCACGCTCAAGATGTTATCGGGCCTGCTGCACCCCAGCGGCGGCACTGCGCAGGTGCTGGGCTACACGCCGTGGGAGCGCAAGCGCGGCTACCTGCAGGCGATGACGCTGGTGATGGGCCAGCGCAACCGCCTCTCGTGGGATATCCCGGCGGTCGATTCGTTTCTGCTCAACCAGGCGATCTACCGCATCAGCGATGCCGACTACCGCAGCACGCTGGCCGAGCTCGACGAGCTGCTCGATCTCGGGCCGATCATGCGCAAGCCGGTGCGCAACCTATCGCTCGGCGAGCGCATGAAGTGCGAGCTGGCGGCCGGACTGCTGCACCGCCCGCAGGTGTTGTTCCTCGACGAGCCGACGATCGGGCTGGACATCACTGCCCAGGCGCGCATCCGCGCATTTCTGCAAGAGTACAACCGCCGCACCGGCGCGACCATCCTGCTCACGAGCCACTACATGGCCGATGTGACCGCGCTGTGCGAGCGAATCATCATCATCCATCACGGCCAGCTCAAGTACGATGGCGCGATCACCGACCTGTCGCGCCGGATCGCGCCATTCAAGCTGATCGGTGTGGCGCTGCGCGACGACGTGAATGGCGACCTGAGCGGCTATGGCACACCAATGCCGCAGGAGAACGGTGACGGCAAGCGCCTGATCCAGGTGCGCGCCGACGAAGTCGCCGCGATCACCGCGCGGCTGCTCTCGGATCTGCCGGTGCAGGATCTGACGATCGAGGATCCGCCGATCGAAGATGTGATCGAGCGCGCGTTTCACGAGTGA